AGATAAACTTGCCGCTGCCACTAAAGCATTGTCATGGATATTAACCCCATGATGAATTTCAAATCGTTCTTTCAAACCGCGCAAAATAGAAACAGTATCCTCTACGGTTGGTTCTGGAACAAGCACTTTTTGGAAACGTCTTTCTAGTGCGGCATCTTTTTCAATGTACTCGCGATATTCATCTAAAGTTGTTGCTCCGATACAATGTAGTTCACCTCTTGCTAACATTGGTTTCAGCATATTTCCAGCGTCCATTGCACCATCTGTTTTTCCAGCACCTACGATCGTGTGAATTTCATCGATGAATAATAAAATTTGTCCATCACTTTGTTTCACTTCTTGTAGCACCGCTTTTAAACGTTCTTCAAATTCCCCCCGGTATTTAGCTCCAGCAATAAGCGAACCAATATCAAGCGAAATAATCGTTTTGTCTTTAAGTCCTTCTGGCACATCTTTTCTAACAATTCGTTGTGCTAACCCCTCAACAATTGCGGTTTTACCAACACCTGGTTCCCCAATTAGTACAGGATTATTTTTTGTTTTTCGAGATAAAATTCGAATAACGTTGCGAATTTCTGTGTCACGACCAATAACAGGATCAAGTTTTCCACTTCGAACTTCTGCTACTAAATCACGACCATATTTGAGTAAAGCTTCATAGTTTTCTTCTGCAGTTTGAGAAGTCACTTTTTTCCCTCCTCTAACTTGTAAAATTGCTTCTTTTATTTGTTTTTTTGCTTTATTTTGTTTTTTAAGTTCCATTGTAATTGGATTTGTTTTTTGATCCATCACTGCTAAAATAAGATGTTCCGTTGATACAAAATCATCTTCTAGTTGTTTCTGCTCTTTTTCAGCATCTCGCATCAATTGGAATAATGACTGACTCATGGCTTGACCATAGTTCACGCCACTACCTGAGACAACGGGGATTTTTTTTAAGGCTGCTTCTACTGAATGATGAAGCTGATCGATATTTACTTCTGCTACATCATACACCCGCTTCGTAAAGTCACTTTCTGTTAAAAGTACTTGGAAAATATGAGCTACATCAATTTCTTGGTGTTCTGATGCAATAGCTAGATTTTGTGCATCCGCAATTGTTTGCTGGACTTGTTGCGTAAATTTTTTTAAATCCATTAGTTCGTCCTCCTTATAAAAGATAAGTCTGACCTTTTTTGACCTTAATTTTATTATAGAATTTTAACTTCCTTTTGTCTAACAAAAACCATTCTTTTATAGAAAAAGATCTACCAATTTTTAGGCTGGCAGATCTTTCGTTTTCTGGTTAATCACGACCGGTAAAAAGTCGTAGTAAAAACGTGAACAAGTTAAGGAAATCAAGGTAAAGCGTAAGTGCAAGCATTGGTACATCATCTAGCTGAGTATCCCGCTTCATTATTTGGTTAAAATCATACAAAATATATAAAGAAAAAATTAATGTCCCAGCAGCTGAAATAATCGTCGAAAGCATTGATCCTATTGGTAAAAAGACACCTAAAAAACTAAATAATACTAAGATGATTAACGCTGCAAATAGCGCACTACTTAAAAAGGATAAATCTTTTTTAGTTTTGGCACCAATTAATGCAAGTACAGTGAAAGTAACAGATGCTGTAACAAATGCCATCAGTACTGCAACACCTTGTCCTGCACCAAAATAATATGTCAAAGTGGGTCCGAGTGTTAAACCTGTGACAAAAGCAAAAGCTAACAAAACTGGATAGCCAATCACTTTATTAATCGTTTTACTCCGACGTACAACAATAGCTGTTATTAAAAGAGCTATTTCTATTACAACGAGAGGTAAATAAAGTTCTGGACTTAGCTTGCTCCCAATTGCTGCACCAATCGATGCAAGTAATAGCGAGAATACAAACCAGTTGAGAATTTTTTGCATAATAATTTGTTTATTTGTTCTTTTATCTGTCTTTACGCGCTCGGATGTTTGACCTATTTCATTCATGAACATTTCTCCTTTTTCCAATTAATCTATATTAAGTATAACAGACAAATAATCCTTTTTATATCGGTCTTACGTTTGAAATTTAAAAAAAGAAGCGCACGAGGCACTTCTTTAAATTAAGTCAAATTCTTCTAGTCCGAGTTTAATTCCATCATTATTATTATCTTTTGTAATAAAAGTTGCTTTTTCTTTTAATAATGGTACTGCGTTTTCCATTGCTACAGAATAATTTACTGTCCCAAACATTTCTAAATCATTCATGCCATCACCAAAAGCATAGGTTGGAACATCTTGATACCCCGTGATTTCAAGTAATTTGGCAATACCAACTGCTTTTGATCCACCTTTTCTAAGTACATCATTGCTATATGGCGTATTACGAACAAATTGTAATTCTTTAAAACGTTCTGGAAAATACTCATCGCCAGACTCTAACAATAAAAGAGCCATATTGATTGTTTCTTCTTTATACATATTTTCTCGTATCATTGGCGCTGGCTCCCCAAGGAAATCATAATGTGCTTTAACTACTGGAGTAATAGCTGATGCCCCAATTCGTTTATCATTATAATAACAAACTTCTACATTTTGCGATTTCGCCTCTTCGGTTAAACGTTCCAATAACGATTCTTCTAAAATATCTTCATAAACTTTTTCACCTTCAAAAATAACCATTTGTCCGTTCATCATCACTGCTGACTCGATTCCAGTGATTTCCATCTGATGACTTATTTCTGTCAGTGTTCGTCCAGTGGCAATAACAGGAACAATATTGTTTTCTCGTAATTTATCAAGCGCATGAAGCGAGCTATCTAGCACTTTTGATTCACTATTTAAAAGTGTTCCATCCATATCAAAAAAACAAATCCCACGTGGTTTCACATTATTCATCCTCTACTAACATAATATATCCATCTTACCAATGTTACACATAGAAAGTAAAGACTATTTATACATGACAAAATCACCAGTATGTTCAAAACCAAGACGATGATAGATTTCACCTGCTACTGGATTATCATAAAATAAACAAGGTTTCTTTCCTTCTGCGAGAACATCACAACATATTTTTTTTAGAAGTGTACTTGCAAAACCATTTTGTCTATAATCCGAGCTTGTTGCAACACCAGTAATCATTGCAGAAAAAGAATTTTCCGCAGAGGTTTCTGCGACAGCCACAATTTCTTGATTTTGTTCAATATAATAAATCCGTTTTACACCTTGTTCAATTTGACGGATAATAAGTTCTTCATTTTCTTCTCGATTACCGAATTCATCAATATTTTTCCGCATTTCTATAATAGGCGCGACATCTTCTGCGATAGCGGTTCGCACAATAACATCTTGATTAACAGAAATACGATTAACATGCTCACATTCACAAAAATAAGTATCTTGTCTTTTCTTGGCTATTTCCGGTAAAAAAGGTTCTAGCTCTTGTGTGACACGTGAAATACCACTGATTTCGTATTTTTTATCATTGGCAATAATTTCTGAAAAAGCTTTTGCATCAAAATTAGCATCTTTTGAATAAGGTAAGTAAAATTTATCGAATCTAAGTAACACTGCATGTAATTCACCAGTTGGATCAAATTCACCCCAAAGATCTTGAACATCACTATCATAACCAAAGTTCTCAATATCTCCAATAATAAACAAATTAAGGGTTGCTTCTGATTTCAAAAGTGCCATTACTTCTTCATTATCTGATACTGTCAGTTTTCTAATCATGTGTCACACTCCTATTTTGAAAATTGTCTTCATTTTACGTGAGTTAGTTAGGTTCGTCAAGCCCTAAACTTCCGCATCTTGCTGCATATAAAAAAGTTTGGGAACAAGTCCCAAACTTTTTTATGATTCGTAATGAATTTCGCCAATTTTCAACATCAGACTAATAGCATTGAATTTTTCATCTCCAAGATGCATTTTATTTGTGTCTTGAAAGGTGATTGGTGCAGTTGTGATAGCTTCTTTGGATTGCTCAAAAAAGTTTTCCTCT
The nucleotide sequence above comes from Listeria ivanovii subsp. londoniensis. Encoded proteins:
- a CDS encoding Bax inhibitor-1/YccA family protein; this translates as MNEIGQTSERVKTDKRTNKQIIMQKILNWFVFSLLLASIGAAIGSKLSPELYLPLVVIEIALLITAIVVRRSKTINKVIGYPVLLAFAFVTGLTLGPTLTYYFGAGQGVAVLMAFVTASVTFTVLALIGAKTKKDLSFLSSALFAALIILVLFSFLGVFLPIGSMLSTIISAAGTLIFSLYILYDFNQIMKRDTQLDDVPMLALTLYLDFLNLFTFLLRLFTGRD
- a CDS encoding Cof-type HAD-IIB family hydrolase; the encoded protein is MKPRGICFFDMDGTLLNSESKVLDSSLHALDKLRENNIVPVIATGRTLTEISHQMEITGIESAVMMNGQMVIFEGEKVYEDILEESLLERLTEEAKSQNVEVCYYNDKRIGASAITPVVKAHYDFLGEPAPMIRENMYKEETINMALLLLESGDEYFPERFKELQFVRNTPYSNDVLRKGGSKAVGIAKLLEITGYQDVPTYAFGDGMNDLEMFGTVNYSVAMENAVPLLKEKATFITKDNNNDGIKLGLEEFDLI
- a CDS encoding GNAT family N-acetyltransferase; amino-acid sequence: MIRKLTVSDNEEVMALLKSEATLNLFIIGDIENFGYDSDVQDLWGEFDPTGELHAVLLRFDKFYLPYSKDANFDAKAFSEIIANDKKYEISGISRVTQELEPFLPEIAKKRQDTYFCECEHVNRISVNQDVIVRTAIAEDVAPIIEMRKNIDEFGNREENEELIIRQIEQGVKRIYYIEQNQEIVAVAETSAENSFSAMITGVATSSDYRQNGFASTLLKKICCDVLAEGKKPCLFYDNPVAGEIYHRLGFEHTGDFVMYK